In Anaerolineae bacterium, the following proteins share a genomic window:
- a CDS encoding nicotinate phosphoribosyltransferase — protein MKVAEYHRQGLRHWVNEVPEGFTPLGTEAREGGHRVAFLARVEGGRLSEVVATGSRRCRKLMALADLAAARLRGQSASGFSLSAKDLLAHFAEERDRAKMQARVALVMQALGLSAPQS, from the coding sequence ATGAAGGTCGCCGAATACCATCGTCAGGGTTTACGCCATTGGGTGAATGAAGTCCCTGAAGGGTTCACCCCCCTGGGGACGGAGGCCCGTGAAGGCGGACATCGGGTGGCGTTCTTGGCGCGGGTGGAGGGGGGACGTTTGAGCGAGGTGGTCGCCACGGGCAGTCGCCGCTGCCGCAAACTGATGGCCCTGGCCGATCTGGCTGCTGCGCGCCTGCGGGGTCAATCCGCCTCGGGGTTTTCCCTCTCCGCCAAGGATTTGCTGGCCCATTTCGCCGAGGAGCGCGACCGCGCCAAGATGCAGGCCCGCGTGGCGCTCGTCATGCAGGCCTTGGGATTGTCCGCGCCGCAGTCCTGA
- the rsmI gene encoding 16S rRNA (cytidine(1402)-2'-O)-methyltransferase, translating into MPTLYLVSTPIGNLEDITLRALRVLREVSLIAAEDTRRTRQLLRHYDIATPLLSFHEHNKAERIPRLLRALAQGDVALVSDAGTPLVNDPGYELVVAAIEAGFPVVPVPGPSAPLAALVASGLPTDAFLYLGYLPRKAGERRRRLEQVAGLPYTLLFLETPQRLRAALRDLGAVLGPHRRIAIARELTKVHEEIWRGTLEQAVAHFQQHEPRGEFTLVVAGAPSEVREWNEGELDEAIAHGLAQGVPPSRLARELAGLSGKPRRWIYRRILERAQRET; encoded by the coding sequence ATGCCTACCCTTTATCTCGTTTCGACGCCCATCGGCAACCTGGAAGACATCACCCTGCGGGCGCTGCGGGTGCTGCGAGAGGTCTCCCTCATCGCGGCCGAGGATACCCGCCGCACACGCCAACTGCTGCGCCACTACGACATTGCCACGCCGCTGCTCAGTTTCCACGAGCACAACAAAGCGGAGCGCATCCCGCGGCTGCTGCGCGCCCTAGCCCAGGGTGATGTGGCCTTGGTCTCCGACGCCGGGACACCGCTGGTCAACGACCCGGGCTACGAACTGGTGGTGGCGGCCATCGAGGCCGGTTTCCCCGTGGTGCCGGTACCCGGCCCCAGCGCGCCCTTAGCCGCCCTGGTGGCCTCTGGGCTGCCCACCGACGCCTTTCTCTACCTGGGCTACCTACCGCGCAAAGCCGGAGAACGCCGTCGCCGCCTGGAACAGGTGGCCGGGCTCCCCTACACCCTGCTTTTTCTCGAAACCCCTCAGCGGCTGCGCGCCGCCCTGCGCGATCTGGGCGCCGTGCTGGGCCCACACCGCCGCATCGCCATCGCCCGCGAGTTGACCAAGGTGCACGAGGAAATCTGGCGCGGCACATTGGAGCAGGCCGTGGCCCACTTTCAGCAGCACGAGCCCCGGGGGGAGTTCACCTTAGTGGTGGCGGGGGCCCCCTCCGAGGTTCGGGAATGGAATGAGGGGGAACTGGACGAAGCCATTGCCCACGGACTGGCCCAGGGAGTGCCGCCTTCCCGGCTGGCCCGAGAACTGGCCGGGTTGTCCGGCAAACCCCGCCGCTGGATCTACCGCCGCATCCTCGAGCGCGCCCAAAGAGAGACCTGA